DNA from Panthera leo isolate Ple1 chromosome D2, P.leo_Ple1_pat1.1, whole genome shotgun sequence:
GGATAGAAAACTCCGGATATTTTGGCAGTAGCCCTTGGTGTTGCAAAACCTTtggagaaggagcagaaggaggcTGTGTGGACCCGACTCCGTATATTCTGAAGAACAGAAGTCATAGACTTActcgttttctttttaataataaaaagaaaaaataccatctCTGCACATCCTGCGTGAGCACAGCGTGTTTCTTTCTAATCCTTATGATTTATCCTAAAATGAAAGGATTATcgtatctccattttgcagaagggaaaactgaggccaaagaGCTGCCCTATGCGGTGCCACACCATGTCCCTCCCTCGGTGCCCTTGGGCCGTAGGTTGCTGCCAGGACACGTGGCCCTGTTGGTTTTTCCTCCCGGCCTCTGCCCTGCAAACCAGCCAGGACCGCAAGCAGGGCTTCTGGAAaatggtgggtggggtggggagtggaggggagtggCCCACCTTGAAGGCCCCCGTTACAAACGAGGCCCCTTCTGTAAAACAAATCAAAGGCCCCCTAGAGCTGGGATGGGGCATCTGGGAACGCCCCAGCCCGACAACTGCTCTCGCCCTGGTTCCTGTCACCTGCAGCCACGCCCCAAGCCAGACTTACTCCTCATATGGCTTCAGGTGTGCCTTCCTGGCCTGCTCCACGAGGTCCAGGAAGTCTCTGTAGCAGTTTCTGGCCATCACAGTGTACCTCGTGGCACAGCCTAATTCCGTGACCCTGGCTCTCGGGAGGTAGCCAGCCCAGCCGGGGATTGGAGGCTCCTGGAGAGGTTTCTTTACGTGTTTGCATTCTGTAAAGACACCGTGCTTTCTGAAGGCTTTGAGAAGCCACACAGTGAGCTGGCACCCCAACAGCTACGCTGGTGAACCCCGAGAGGCCCCCAGACGTGCTAAGGGCAGCTATTGCGGGTTGGTCGACACCGAGTAGCAGGCACCTTGGTAGGGGCTTTGCAAATACCCTCCCATTTCATTCTCTCACGAACTGTAAGAACTTGACACTGTAATTACCTACACCTTACAGAGGAAGAACCGAGACCTTAAAGAAGTTAAGAGCGTCTTGGCCAAGGTCACGCGGCAAGGGAGTGGTAGGGCCAGGCTTCAAGCCTGCGTCTGTCTGATTCTCTAGTTCTCCCCCTTCACCGGATCCTGCTCCTCTCCCAGATTAATCAAGAAGCTTCCCACGTTGCGCTCTGACCGTGCACATAAAGGAATCAGGAGAAGCAACCAGGTCAGAAGGAAGCATATCAGGCTGAGCACCAGGAAACTGCCTTCAGGTCGCGAGTGACTCTGGCGCTGACCCTGAGCGACTTCACATCTGTGAGATGAAAGGTAACTGCCCGCCTGCCTCTTCTAGCTGCTGTCAGAATAGAATTAGGCCACCGAGTCCCAGAACCTCAGAGCGGGAGCGCACCGTAGGGAGCCTCTAGTCCATCCTTCCCCGCACTGGATGAAGGAGCTGTAGTCCAGAGAGGGGAAGCAATGTGCCCTATGTCACTCAGCAGTCACAGAACTGGGCTAAATCCTAAACATCTGAAGGCAGATGTTACGGCTTGGAAAACTTTAAAGCACAACACGCATGTGAGTCTGCAACCCCAAGCAATTAGAGTAATGATAATAAAGGCAGTTCTGGAGTTCGTTACTTTTCCTACAGGCCTTTAGACCTTAAAAATGGTCTATGGCAAATCATGGCTGTGATTAGCATTACACGTAATCACGTCGTCAGTTGTTTCTGTCATCGCTTTTGTGGTTGTTGTTCGGGGCCAACCCCTTCCCACCCACCTAGCACCTGGAAGAGCCGGGTTCGAGCCGAAGTCTGACCTCAGACAAGGGTCACCACCACCTCTGCAGACTCACTTTCCCCGTCTCTAAAGCGGGAATCATAGTCTCGCCGTCACAGCACTGACGTCGCGGTTCATGAAATAACGGCGCCCAGCACAGACAAAGCAGCTAACACGTGTACGTACGTACTGAGAGGGCAGGTGAGGTCCCAACACTCCtggtgacttgcccagggtctcaGTTCCCAGCACTCTCTTGCCCGACCGGGACCGTGTccctctgcaccacccccccccgccccccaccaagaAACGTTTCTTTCTCATCTTATGAGACCAAGCCTTTCCATCCTGCACTACCACCTGGGGATTTGGCACGGGtgctggattctgtgtcccctgggGCCTGCCGGGCCCTGCACTTGTGCCCAGGGGGGACGGGGGCAGGTTTCCGGGAGCCGGTACCCAAACTCAGGGGGTGATACTGCCGATAATACTGATGCAGCTCCCGCAGGACCGTCTCCTCCGAGCAAACGGGCTTCAGCTTCCGGGCAGTGGCCACTGAGCAGCGAAACTTCTCCAGCTGGTGTTTATATCGCTGTGTGCTTTCCTGGAAGGTTTTCAGGCAGCGGGACATGTTGTCCTTGCTGGTGGATTCCTGGCAGCTAAGGTAGGGCACGAAGCCTGCAAGAGCCGATGCATCAGGGCCTTCAGCGAGGCAATTAGAACCCGCGGAAACTCCCCGGAACCCCAGCCCACCCCTTGGCATTTCTTCCTGGGCCAACGACACTGCGTTTTCCCAAAGGCCATTAACACAAGCGGGGCTGTTTGCGCTGCGCCGGGCCCTCCCCAGGCCACAAAAAAAAATGACCTCGGAGCTGGGGAGGGACGGCCCGTTTCGACAAAGACGATGACAGTCATATTCTTTGATAGCAAAGCCCCTGATGTCAGTCTGAACAGCAAATGGGGAAAGCATTTAATGGGCCAAAATGATAGTCTGAGGAgtaattgaaattatttcatctttttagagagaaagcttATTTTCCTTGACACGTCCCAAATGCAATTTGGGATCTTTTTTGTCGGACTGTCGAGGGAAATTGCGGGCTTATTAAAAGCTGAGACCTATTACACAAAAAGGTAAATTCATTATCTGTGAGGCCCACCCCCTGGAACAATTTTTTGCCATTTCCCACAAAATAACATGTAATCATTACTATTAGTATGGGTAAAACACAAGTGTTTATTTAAACTAGATGCTGAATCCTAGGGACTATAATATTGTCacaataaaactctttttttgttttttgttttttaaagaacgGATAAGGGAAAACTGGTTAAGAGTTTGGTTTTAAATGGCtagatagataaatacataaatacccCTCACTCGTTCCCGGGGCCCGGACATTTTGCCTTTGTCCCTAAAGAAAACCTGACCACAGAGTTAAAAGCAGAAACCCTGCCTCCTACGCCCTGTGAGAAGCTGCTTCTGGAAGAATCTAATTTCTAAACTGATCTTGAAGTTCTCCACCCACCAGCCAGTGTCCCCAACCCAGGGGCAGTCAAAAGATACCCCAGTGTGGTGGGGGGGAGACCATAGAAACCGAGGGGCCCTGCCACCAgggcctcccctgccctgcagagATTTTATGTACttgtatatgtgcacacacacgggGGACCACAAGCTACGCTCGCTGAGTCTTACTAAGGGCCGGGACGTCTGAAATAGCCTGTGTGCTGGCTCCTTCCAACCTCACAACAATCTGATGAGAAATCTATCATTATCCTGTGTAGAGGTTTGACTTGTGTCTCCCAAATAGCTGTGCCCAAGTCCTAACCCCTGGGACCTGCGAATGGGACCTTACCTGACAGTTCTTTGCAGCCGTAATAAAAGACTGGGAAATGAGATTATCCTTGGCTGAGAATGTGCCCTAAATCCATCTGTCTCTGCCTTAGTCCACTGTCTATGTCTGGCCAGCTGACTCACCAGGACAGACACTTTAGCTTCTTGGGATACTTGTCGAAAGCACTCCATTATAAGGGAGAGGGGGTTGAGAGACTCCGAGATGCAGGGCAGCGTGAAGATGGGGGCTGAGATTGGAGCTGTGatgctacaagccaaggaacagcGGGGGGCCACCAGAAACCGGAAGCAAAGAAGGGCCCTCCTCTAGAGCCTCCGGAGAGAACATGATCCAACCAAACCTGGATTTCAGACTgctagcctccagagctgtgagagaataagTATCTGTTGTTTCACACACAGccctaagaggggcgcctgggtggctcggtcggttaagcgtccgactttggcttgggtcatgatctcgtggtccacaagttcgagccccacgtcgggctctgtgctgacagctcagagcctggagcttgcctcagattctgtgtctctctctctctctctctctctgcccctcccccactcatactctgtcactctcaaaaataaataaggtatttttaaaaaaattaaaaaaatataaacagagcCCTAAGAAACGAATACACCCATTTAATAGACACTTATACTTACCACAGAAAGTACTCTTACAATCACACACACGGTGGCCACGCAGGGACTGAAACTTCAGTTTGTTAGAACTCAAAGCCTGCTCCCTTAACCAGCCAGTGGGATAAGGGGTGAGGCTGGGC
Protein-coding regions in this window:
- the CD2H10orf82 gene encoding uncharacterized protein C10orf82 homolog; translation: MESSSKTFMRHLPVTPGYSGFVPYLSCQESTSKDNMSRCLKTFQESTQRYKHQLEKFRCSVATARKLKPVCSEETVLRELHQYYRQYHPLSLECKHVKKPLQEPPIPGWAGYLPRARVTELGCATRYTVMARNCYRDFLDLVEQARKAHLKPYEEIYGVGSTQPPSAPSPKVLQHQGLLPKYPEFSIPGGGCPAHGRPLTEDPRPPVTCGCAQRSNMSCNGKIYLEPLSSAKYAEG